From one Rhodoferax sp. PAMC 29310 genomic stretch:
- the ligA gene encoding NAD-dependent DNA ligase LigA, with product MPPSVPPVHDLFSHAAQPDLTYFVELKRNLHAHAHRYYVLDDPQIPDAEYDRLFQELQAIEFAHPEWLTPDSPTQRVGGRPLDAFVSVRHAVPMLSIRTETDTEASGAENFDARARRELGLDESASPIAYVAEPKFDGLAMSLRYEQGVLVKAATRGDGEMGEDVTQNIRTIGQIPLRLPAKVPSVLEVRGEVYMRRDDFEALNAKQRERGLKTFVNTRNAAAGAVRQLDPSIAAQRPLSFFAYGLGEVTAVQSGGPSFETHFEMLQTLKSWGFPVSALVQVAQGATELVAYYQSIGQQRDGLGFDIDGVVYKVNSRELQRRMGFVTREPRWAVAHKFPAQEQLTTVLGIEVQVGRTGKLTPVAKLAPVFVGGVTVTNATLHNEDEARRKDVRVGDTVIVRRAGDVIPEVVSVLLDKRVADAPQFTMPHICPVCGSAAVREEDEADYRCTGGLFCSAQRKQAILHFAQRRAVEIEGLGDKLVDQLVDAKVIHTLPDLYRLGFTALANLDRMADKSAQNIVAALEKSKQTTLPRFLFGLGIRHVGEATAKALAKHFGQLDTIMDATLEQLLEVDDVGPIVAQSLRTFFDQRHNREVVEQLRACGVTWPEGPPAPVTAKLLSGKTFVITGTLPTMGRDEAKDLIEAAGGKVAGSVSKKTTFVVAGAEAGSKLTKAQELGVAVLDEAGLMELLNDGA from the coding sequence ATGCCGCCCTCGGTGCCTCCTGTTCACGATCTGTTTTCACATGCGGCCCAGCCTGACTTAACCTACTTTGTCGAGCTAAAGCGCAACTTGCATGCGCACGCCCATCGCTATTACGTGCTGGATGATCCGCAGATTCCCGATGCCGAATACGACCGGCTGTTTCAAGAACTACAGGCCATTGAGTTTGCACACCCTGAGTGGCTAACGCCCGATTCGCCCACTCAACGCGTGGGCGGGCGGCCTCTGGATGCCTTCGTCAGCGTGCGCCACGCTGTGCCCATGCTGAGCATTCGCACCGAAACCGACACCGAAGCCAGTGGCGCTGAAAACTTTGACGCCCGGGCACGCCGGGAATTGGGGCTGGACGAGTCTGCATCTCCAATCGCCTATGTGGCCGAACCCAAGTTCGACGGGCTGGCCATGAGTCTGCGTTACGAACAAGGTGTGCTGGTGAAAGCCGCCACACGCGGCGACGGCGAGATGGGCGAGGACGTGACACAGAATATTCGCACCATCGGCCAAATTCCATTGCGGTTACCGGCCAAGGTGCCGTCGGTGCTGGAGGTGCGCGGAGAGGTCTACATGCGCCGAGACGACTTTGAGGCCTTGAACGCCAAGCAACGTGAACGGGGACTGAAAACCTTTGTGAACACCCGCAACGCCGCCGCGGGTGCGGTGCGACAACTGGACCCCAGCATTGCCGCGCAACGCCCCTTGAGCTTTTTTGCCTATGGTCTGGGTGAGGTCACTGCGGTCCAGTCGGGCGGGCCAAGTTTCGAGACTCACTTTGAGATGCTTCAAACCTTGAAATCTTGGGGTTTTCCGGTCTCAGCGCTAGTGCAGGTTGCACAAGGTGCTACTGAATTGGTAGCGTATTACCAGTCCATTGGCCAGCAGCGCGACGGGCTGGGGTTTGATATTGATGGGGTGGTTTACAAGGTCAACAGCCGGGAACTGCAGCGCCGCATGGGTTTTGTGACCCGCGAGCCACGCTGGGCTGTGGCCCACAAGTTTCCGGCGCAAGAGCAGTTGACCACGGTGCTCGGCATTGAGGTGCAGGTGGGGCGCACCGGCAAGCTCACGCCAGTGGCCAAACTCGCGCCCGTATTCGTGGGTGGCGTCACCGTGACCAATGCCACGCTGCACAACGAAGACGAAGCCCGGCGCAAGGATGTGCGGGTGGGCGACACCGTCATCGTGCGCCGCGCGGGCGACGTGATTCCCGAGGTGGTGTCCGTGCTGTTGGACAAGCGGGTGGCAGACGCCCCGCAGTTCACCATGCCACATATTTGCCCGGTCTGCGGCAGCGCGGCGGTGCGCGAAGAAGACGAAGCGGACTACCGATGCACCGGCGGGCTGTTTTGCAGCGCCCAGCGCAAGCAGGCCATACTGCATTTCGCCCAGCGCCGCGCGGTGGAAATTGAAGGCCTGGGTGACAAGCTAGTGGACCAGTTGGTTGACGCCAAAGTGATTCACACCCTGCCAGACCTGTACCGGCTGGGCTTCACGGCCTTGGCCAACTTGGACCGTATGGCGGACAAATCCGCCCAGAACATCGTGGCGGCGTTGGAGAAATCCAAGCAAACCACGCTGCCGCGCTTTCTGTTTGGCCTGGGCATTCGCCACGTGGGTGAGGCCACCGCCAAAGCACTGGCCAAGCATTTTGGTCAGCTCGACACCATCATGGACGCCACGCTGGAGCAACTGCTGGAGGTCGACGATGTCGGGCCCATCGTGGCCCAGAGCCTGCGCACCTTTTTTGACCAACGTCACAACCGCGAAGTGGTGGAGCAATTGCGCGCCTGCGGCGTGACTTGGCCGGAGGGCCCGCCAGCGCCAGTGACAGCCAAGCTGCTGAGCGGCAAGACCTTTGTCATCACCGGCACGCTGCCCACCATGGGGCGGGATGAGGCCAAAGACTTGATTGAAGCCGCCGGTGGCAAAGTCGCTGGTTCGGTGAGCAAGAAAACGACCTTTGTTGTGGCTGGGGCCGAGGCCGGCAGCAAATTGACCAAGGCGCAAGAACTCGGCGTTGCCGTGCTGGATGAAGCTGGATTAATGGAGTTACTCAATGACGGTGCGTGA